The Enterococcus sp. 7F3_DIV0205 genome has a window encoding:
- a CDS encoding family 43 glycosylhydrolase, producing MSGENPQKIYTNPIVLERADPWVYKHSDGYYYFTGSVPGYKSIELRRARSLNDLENGERITVWKAPETGPTSCLIWAPEIHFVRGKWYIYFAASDNEEIRNENHHHRMFVIENAEEDPMNTNWVEKGQIKTQFESFSLDGTMFEHQARLYYVWAQQDPVIPGNSNLYISEMENPWTLKGKQTLLSVPEYPWEKIGFSVNEGAAAIIRNGKVFITYSGSATDENYAMGLLWADEKSDLLNGFSWNKTVEPVFKSSPENQQFGPGHNSFTVSEDGKRDVIVYHARPEPNKVGDPLNNPNRHARAQIFEWDEKGFPVFGEPVR from the coding sequence ATGTCAGGGGAAAATCCGCAAAAAATTTATACAAACCCAATTGTTTTAGAAAGAGCTGATCCTTGGGTCTATAAACATAGTGATGGTTATTATTATTTTACTGGTTCAGTGCCAGGTTATAAATCGATTGAACTTCGTCGGGCTAGATCGTTAAATGATTTAGAAAATGGAGAACGAATAACGGTTTGGAAGGCGCCAGAAACAGGACCAACGAGTTGTTTGATCTGGGCACCTGAAATCCACTTTGTACGAGGGAAATGGTATATCTATTTTGCCGCAAGTGACAACGAGGAAATTCGCAATGAAAACCATCACCACCGCATGTTTGTTATTGAAAATGCTGAGGAAGATCCTATGAATACAAATTGGGTAGAAAAAGGGCAAATCAAGACCCAATTTGAAAGTTTTAGCTTGGATGGTACGATGTTTGAACATCAAGCACGTCTTTATTACGTATGGGCACAGCAAGATCCAGTTATTCCGGGTAATTCTAATTTATACATTTCAGAGATGGAAAATCCTTGGACTCTAAAAGGGAAACAAACGCTATTATCGGTGCCTGAATATCCTTGGGAAAAAATTGGATTTTCTGTGAACGAGGGCGCCGCAGCAATCATCAGAAACGGTAAAGTGTTTATCACGTATTCAGGTAGTGCGACAGACGAAAATTATGCTATGGGTTTATTATGGGCAGATGAAAAGAGTGATTTACTGAATGGATTCTCTTGGAATAAAACGGTTGAACCTGTTTTTAAAAGTTCTCCCGAAAATCAACAATTTGGTCCAGGACATAATTCATTTACAGTCAGTGAAGATGGCAAACGTGATGTAATCGTTTATCATGCTAGACCAGAACCAAACAAGGTAGGTGATCCTTTAAACAATCCAAATCGTCATGCGAGAGCACAAATTTTCGAATGGGATGAGAAGGGATTTCCAGTTTTTGGAGAACCAGTTCGTTGA
- a CDS encoding alpha-N-arabinofuranosidase — translation MPTTIEINKEFKVGKISPRLFGSFIEQMGSVVYTGIYEPEHPDADEHGFRLDVLNKIKALNLGIIRYPGGNFTSGYDWTDTIGPIENRKTKLELAWRGIEPNTFGLNEFFDWLKLVGSEPMMTVNLGTKGIDDARNLVEYCNFPEGTYWSDLRKSHGIKKTHDVKVWCLGNELDGPWQIGRKTAYEYGRLANEASKAMKLVDDTIETVLVGSSTPKLDSYPEWDRVSLEQAYETVDYLALHNYIDRCQDEDLSKKAPREPDDTPTYLARSIEFDKQIEAVIATCDYVKALVRSDKTMYLAFDEWNVHNFPEKEHRNFELGSPIDWCHFSMEDTLLFASMGLSILRRADRIKITCQSLLVNTIPLILTDAMGQSWCNPTYFVMKDLSNLAKGTVLQSVSSGTLYHTDIYQEVPYIDSVVVDSETELICFIVNRSAEEEKIVVNTTIDFSGEISHSELSSKNLEDTNTRENPTNVQPKEVKGRVSLTNNQIDITAAPYSWNVIRVGK, via the coding sequence ATGCCGACAACGATAGAAATAAATAAGGAATTTAAAGTGGGCAAAATCAGTCCGCGATTGTTTGGTTCTTTTATCGAACAGATGGGCAGCGTGGTTTATACAGGGATTTACGAGCCAGAACATCCGGATGCCGATGAACATGGTTTTCGTTTAGATGTGTTAAATAAAATTAAAGCATTAAATTTAGGGATTATCCGTTATCCTGGTGGAAATTTCACTTCAGGTTATGACTGGACAGATACGATTGGACCGATAGAAAATCGAAAAACAAAACTGGAGCTTGCGTGGCGTGGGATTGAACCAAATACTTTTGGATTGAACGAATTTTTTGATTGGCTCAAATTAGTTGGCTCTGAACCCATGATGACGGTCAACCTTGGAACAAAAGGGATCGATGATGCACGTAATCTTGTTGAATATTGCAATTTTCCTGAAGGAACTTACTGGAGTGATTTGCGAAAATCTCATGGGATTAAGAAAACACACGATGTTAAAGTGTGGTGTTTAGGGAATGAGCTGGACGGACCTTGGCAAATAGGTAGAAAAACAGCGTATGAATACGGACGTTTAGCAAATGAAGCATCAAAAGCGATGAAATTGGTTGATGACACGATCGAAACAGTTCTAGTCGGAAGTTCCACTCCCAAATTGGATTCTTACCCTGAATGGGATCGCGTTAGTTTAGAACAAGCATATGAAACAGTTGATTATTTGGCACTGCATAATTATATCGATCGTTGTCAAGATGAGGATTTAAGCAAAAAGGCGCCGCGCGAGCCAGACGATACACCAACTTACTTAGCTCGTTCCATCGAATTTGATAAGCAGATCGAAGCGGTGATTGCCACATGTGATTACGTAAAAGCATTAGTCCGCAGTGACAAAACAATGTATTTGGCTTTTGATGAATGGAATGTTCACAACTTTCCAGAAAAAGAACATCGCAACTTTGAATTAGGTAGTCCAATTGATTGGTGTCACTTTTCGATGGAAGATACGTTGTTATTTGCTTCAATGGGTTTATCGATTTTAAGACGGGCTGATCGTATCAAAATTACTTGTCAGTCTTTGTTAGTGAATACGATTCCCTTGATATTGACGGATGCCATGGGACAATCGTGGTGTAATCCAACGTATTTTGTTATGAAAGATTTGAGTAATCTAGCGAAAGGGACCGTCTTACAAAGTGTTTCATCAGGGACTCTTTATCATACCGATATCTATCAAGAGGTGCCATATATCGATTCAGTGGTTGTGGATTCAGAAACAGAATTGATTTGTTTTATCGTCAATCGTTCCGCGGAGGAAGAAAAGATTGTTGTAAACACAACGATTGATTTCTCAGGAGAAATTAGTCACTCAGAATTATCTAGTAAAAATTTAGAAGATACAAATACAAGAGAAAATCCAACTAATGTTCAACCAAAAGAGGTAAAAGGGCGCGTCAGTCTTACGAACAATCAAATCGACATCACTGCCGCACCTTATTCTTGGAATGTGATAAGAGTTGGAAAATAA
- a CDS encoding YesL family protein, whose product MKLINSRFYGAMMVITDYLLLGLLWLICSFPLITIYGASVSMIYVVDQWHEGETGTILYLFFTKFKEKFIRRILISGLFLLSFSVIYFDFSLLSTLFSDDKPIVVGLIVTSLIVGLLFINMTFIDGITKGLNFVELFKATVLSLCTNFLLDMLILVLVLINGFLVFLLPVTVFFTPIISAIGIYKISCKKKMFIHIRRN is encoded by the coding sequence ATGAAACTGATCAATAGTCGATTTTATGGCGCAATGATGGTGATTACGGATTATCTATTGTTAGGGTTATTGTGGCTGATTTGTTCATTTCCGTTGATTACTATTTACGGGGCATCTGTTTCAATGATTTATGTGGTGGATCAATGGCATGAAGGGGAAACAGGTACTATCCTGTATCTGTTTTTTACTAAATTCAAAGAAAAGTTCATTCGTAGAATCCTTATTTCCGGCTTGTTTTTGCTTAGTTTCAGTGTGATCTATTTTGATTTTTCACTATTATCTACTCTATTTTCGGACGATAAACCAATCGTTGTTGGGTTGATTGTAACTAGTTTGATAGTGGGGTTACTTTTTATAAATATGACTTTTATCGATGGTATAACAAAGGGATTAAACTTCGTTGAGTTATTCAAAGCAACAGTGCTCAGTTTATGTACAAATTTTCTTTTAGATATGCTCATTCTAGTACTAGTTTTAATCAATGGTTTTCTAGTGTTTCTATTGCCAGTCACTGTTTTTTTTACACCGATCATCTCGGCAATAGGAATCTATAAAATAAGTTGCAAAAAGAAAATGTTCATTCACATAAGGCGAAATTGA
- a CDS encoding carbohydrate ABC transporter permease — protein sequence MTIILVIIAFPFIWLVISSFKYEKDIISFPPKILADKYTFENYIKVWSTIPLLDYIKNTVIFSGGVVLTSVFFDSLAGYAFARMNFKGKSVFFYFVLLTMMIPFQVFMIPLFIEINKLGLLDTYAGLIIPKMTSAFGIFMMRSFFVTLPKDLEEAARVDGLNEFKIFLKIMLPLSKPTMLSLAIFTLMNSWNDLLYPLILTSSSKMRTLPAGLALFTGQNISFYGPVMAGTVISMLPLLIIYMFAQKYFVQSTAMSGMKE from the coding sequence ATGACGATCATTTTAGTAATTATTGCCTTTCCTTTTATTTGGTTAGTTATTTCATCATTTAAATATGAAAAAGATATTATCTCTTTTCCACCTAAAATTCTTGCGGATAAGTATACCTTTGAAAACTATATTAAAGTGTGGTCAACGATTCCTTTACTAGACTATATCAAAAATACCGTTATATTTTCAGGCGGAGTTGTGTTGACGTCAGTTTTCTTTGACTCACTAGCTGGCTATGCATTTGCCAGAATGAATTTCAAGGGAAAATCAGTTTTCTTCTATTTTGTGTTACTAACAATGATGATCCCTTTTCAAGTCTTTATGATTCCGTTGTTTATTGAAATCAATAAATTAGGCCTGCTTGATACGTACGCTGGGTTGATCATTCCAAAAATGACGAGTGCATTTGGAATATTCATGATGCGATCATTTTTTGTAACATTACCAAAGGATCTAGAAGAAGCCGCTCGGGTGGATGGACTCAATGAATTTAAAATATTTTTAAAGATAATGTTGCCGTTAAGCAAACCAACAATGTTGTCCCTGGCGATTTTTACCTTGATGAATAGTTGGAATGATTTATTGTATCCACTTATTTTAACAAGCAGCTCTAAGATGAGAACGCTACCAGCTGGTTTGGCCTTATTTACTGGACAAAATATTTCCTTTTATGGCCCAGTTATGGCGGGAACAGTTATTTCGATGTTGCCGCTGCTGATCATTTACATGTTTGCTCAAAAGTACTTTGTTCAAAGCACGGCGATGTCTGGAATGAAAGAATAG
- a CDS encoding carbohydrate ABC transporter permease, giving the protein MKNYRTSLSTYWNKPSRAGYLFLAPSILVLLFFTVIPLIGTFALSFFKINIFFTNTTFTGFDNFLRVFQDERAVRSLIHTLYFTLLETPAQIIVGLLFAVLLSKNTRFNRFCRSTFYIPVICSLTSIAIIFSMLLDPNIGAIPYVLSQLGMPIPQFFRDPTLAMPTVAFMTVWKNFGVTMTILLTSIQGISPSLYESAEMDGATKKEQFFNITLPQIVPSLGFCILTNLIGSMQVFDQVYVATGGGPQFKTETAVQYIYSRGFSAPYELGYASSLSSVLFVLVAVIAITANVYMTRKERQMK; this is encoded by the coding sequence ATGAAGAACTATAGGACATCACTTTCAACTTATTGGAATAAACCAAGTCGAGCGGGGTATCTTTTTCTCGCACCATCAATTTTGGTTTTGCTGTTTTTTACAGTGATTCCGTTGATTGGGACATTTGCACTCAGTTTTTTTAAAATCAATATATTCTTTACGAATACTACGTTTACTGGTTTTGACAATTTTCTCCGGGTATTTCAAGATGAACGAGCGGTTCGATCGTTGATCCATACATTGTATTTTACGTTACTAGAAACACCGGCTCAGATTATTGTAGGCTTGCTATTTGCAGTTTTATTATCAAAAAACACAAGATTTAATCGTTTTTGTCGATCAACTTTTTATATTCCCGTTATTTGTTCGTTGACATCGATTGCCATTATTTTTTCAATGCTGTTAGATCCAAATATTGGTGCGATTCCTTACGTACTTTCTCAACTAGGCATGCCGATCCCTCAATTTTTTAGAGATCCAACGCTTGCAATGCCTACAGTCGCTTTTATGACGGTTTGGAAAAACTTTGGAGTGACTATGACGATTCTCTTAACAAGCATTCAAGGGATTTCACCTTCATTATATGAATCAGCTGAAATGGATGGGGCAACTAAAAAAGAGCAATTTTTTAATATTACGTTGCCGCAAATCGTGCCTTCATTAGGCTTTTGTATTTTGACTAATTTGATTGGTTCAATGCAAGTCTTTGACCAAGTTTATGTAGCAACAGGCGGTGGTCCACAGTTTAAAACAGAGACAGCCGTACAATATATCTACAGCCGAGGATTTTCTGCACCGTATGAGTTAGGTTATGCTTCCTCATTATCTTCCGTGTTGTTTGTATTAGTGGCAGTTATTGCTATTACAGCTAATGTTTACATGACAAGAAAAGAACGCCAAATGAAATAG
- a CDS encoding ABC transporter substrate-binding protein, translated as MKAWKKILGASLVLGCSLLLLSACGGGNEKKASESADGKTKLTFWNGFTASDGEILQSIVNDFNKKNDKGITIEMDVMTWANLNEKLPPAISSKTGPDFMLLNYGDFAQYVKNGAVQPLDDFWDYKGVDKSDFTKTALELGTVDEQQYYIPMQVQGMYTYWNKDLFKAAGLDENKPPKTWDELTEMAPKLTDASKNVSGFVFNKDGTAPLYNWVLANGGKLVNDDYTKSEFASPETLEVLKKIQTMIHTDKTGPESISGAEMDNLMNAGQLAIELNGPWLNNGLKKNEINYGVTTIPQLIAGKNEHAILDGVGFGIPASTDDSKKEAIYEFIKYWNTTEIGKKWSIENGFPPYLKSVSEDAEVKADPIVSELGKQIEFAKPFLPGFDQLPSINNDIMNPLIEKLLAGDDPEKLMKDADKAINDMLTNK; from the coding sequence ATGAAAGCATGGAAGAAAATTTTAGGAGCATCACTTGTGTTAGGTTGCAGTCTATTATTGTTAAGTGCTTGCGGAGGAGGCAATGAAAAAAAAGCTTCTGAGTCAGCTGACGGCAAAACAAAATTGACCTTTTGGAATGGTTTTACAGCATCTGATGGAGAGATACTACAAAGTATTGTTAACGATTTCAATAAGAAAAATGATAAAGGTATCACAATTGAAATGGATGTCATGACTTGGGCGAACTTAAATGAAAAGCTTCCACCTGCGATTTCTTCTAAGACAGGCCCTGATTTTATGTTGCTGAATTATGGAGACTTTGCTCAATATGTTAAGAATGGTGCCGTTCAACCATTAGATGATTTTTGGGACTACAAAGGAGTCGACAAATCTGATTTCACAAAAACTGCTTTGGAATTAGGAACAGTGGATGAACAACAATATTATATTCCAATGCAAGTTCAAGGGATGTATACCTATTGGAACAAAGATTTATTTAAAGCTGCTGGCTTAGATGAAAATAAACCGCCGAAAACTTGGGATGAGCTAACTGAAATGGCACCAAAATTAACAGATGCGTCTAAAAATGTTTCTGGGTTTGTTTTTAACAAAGATGGTACCGCACCATTGTATAACTGGGTTTTAGCGAATGGTGGGAAATTAGTGAACGATGATTATACAAAGTCGGAATTTGCCTCACCTGAAACGTTAGAAGTACTGAAAAAAATCCAAACAATGATTCATACGGATAAAACTGGTCCAGAATCCATTTCTGGTGCTGAAATGGATAATTTGATGAACGCTGGGCAATTAGCAATCGAGTTAAATGGTCCATGGTTAAACAATGGTTTGAAGAAAAATGAAATCAATTATGGTGTCACAACGATTCCACAACTTATTGCTGGAAAAAATGAACATGCAATTTTAGATGGTGTAGGATTTGGTATTCCAGCCAGCACAGATGATTCGAAAAAAGAAGCTATCTATGAATTTATTAAATATTGGAATACAACAGAAATTGGTAAGAAATGGAGTATTGAAAATGGCTTTCCGCCATACTTGAAATCCGTTAGTGAAGACGCTGAAGTCAAAGCAGATCCAATTGTCTCAGAACTAGGGAAACAAATAGAATTTGCTAAACCATTCTTACCGGGATTCGATCAACTACCTTCGATCAACAACGATATTATGAATCCATTGATCGAAAAATTATTAGCTGGTGATGATCCTGAAAAACTAATGAAAGACGCTGACAAAGCAATCAATGACATGTTAACTAACAAATAA
- a CDS encoding ArsR/SmtB family transcription factor: protein MQLDISDQSLSTYEALASSVRLHIIRLLSEKKMNNKELAKELNLSSAIVTMHINKLEEAHLIRTERVGQQKISSLKVDTIEISFPEKIFHAFDTYETSIPVGLYTNYQVKPTCGLATETHRIGIFDEPKYFMAPERMNAKILWFTEGFIEYQITNFLQAEDTLEMLEISFEISSEFPFANNEWPSDITFTLNDIELGTWTSPGDFYDARGKLTPDWWEDHLNQYGLLKTIRITHHGTNVDSNILSDVTIADIKSEMDTWKLKIEVKEDADNMGGCTLFGREFGNHDQDIKVKMYYR, encoded by the coding sequence ATGCAACTAGATATTTCAGATCAATCTTTATCAACCTATGAAGCTTTAGCAAGTTCAGTAAGACTACATATCATTCGGCTACTATCGGAGAAAAAAATGAACAACAAGGAATTAGCTAAAGAACTGAACTTAAGCAGCGCTATCGTGACAATGCACATCAATAAGCTTGAAGAAGCCCATTTGATCAGAACAGAACGAGTTGGTCAGCAAAAAATTTCTAGTTTAAAAGTCGACACTATCGAAATCAGTTTTCCAGAAAAAATCTTTCATGCATTTGATACCTATGAAACGTCGATTCCTGTTGGTTTATATACAAACTACCAAGTCAAACCAACATGTGGCTTAGCTACAGAAACGCACCGTATTGGTATTTTTGATGAGCCAAAATATTTTATGGCCCCAGAAAGAATGAACGCTAAAATATTATGGTTTACCGAAGGCTTTATTGAATATCAGATTACTAATTTTCTGCAAGCTGAAGACACGCTAGAAATGTTGGAAATTTCTTTTGAGATTTCTTCTGAATTTCCTTTTGCAAATAATGAATGGCCGTCTGATATCACGTTCACTTTAAATGATATTGAATTAGGCACTTGGACTAGTCCAGGGGATTTCTACGATGCTAGAGGGAAATTAACACCTGATTGGTGGGAAGATCATCTCAATCAATATGGTTTACTTAAAACGATCCGAATTACGCATCACGGAACAAATGTGGACAGCAATATTTTATCAGACGTTACGATAGCCGATATCAAAAGTGAAATGGATACGTGGAAATTGAAAATCGAAGTGAAAGAGGATGCAGATAATATGGGCGGCTGCACATTATTTGGCCGTGAGTTTGGTAATCACGATCAAGATATCAAAGTAAAAATGTATTACCGCTAA
- a CDS encoding DUF6171 family protein, which translates to MSCIGCEIKESTTNLDVQQLIEEQLLLETNVVKEQVKIKRIKLCETCPFRVAHTCSKCGCFFEFRASLAVKKCPVGHW; encoded by the coding sequence ATGAGTTGTATTGGTTGTGAAATCAAAGAATCTACCACTAATTTAGATGTACAACAGTTGATTGAGGAACAGTTACTTCTTGAAACAAATGTCGTCAAAGAACAAGTCAAAATAAAACGAATAAAGTTGTGTGAGACATGTCCTTTTAGAGTTGCTCACACTTGTTCCAAATGCGGTTGTTTTTTTGAATTTCGAGCTAGTTTAGCAGTTAAAAAATGTCCAGTTGGTCATTGGTGA
- a CDS encoding alpha-N-arabinofuranosidase: MKIIMTPNKSGTKISKYIYGHFAEHLGRCIYEGIWVGENSPIPNKNGIRTDVVDALKNICVPVLRWPGGCFADEYHWKDGIGPKEKRKKMVNTHWGGLTENNHFGTHEFFELVSQLGCEAYINGNVGSGTVQEMQEWVEYMTMNGESPMANLRKENHQVDPWKVAFFGVGNESWGCGGNMRPEYYADLYRRYQTYVRQYGKDKIYKIACGPNIDDYNWMEQVMNSAAPFMDGISLHHYALTGAWEDKGPALNFPEEQWWSLIASAQKMDELITKHSTIMDKYDPDKRIGLIVDEWGSWLSVEPGTNPGFLYQQNTIRDAMVAAVTLNIFHKHADRVHMANIAQTVNVLQAMLLTDGEQMVKTPTYHVFDLYKNHQDGELIDSYGDENDTISYTISKKKEKVTISICHFSLTASKELSFDGDNDLTLVDANYITAESMDAYNDFTHPETISIKPFKELSILNGTLNVIIPPMSVVSIVVE, encoded by the coding sequence ATGAAAATTATTATGACACCCAATAAATCAGGCACTAAAATCAGTAAATATATTTATGGTCATTTTGCAGAGCATTTAGGACGCTGTATTTATGAGGGAATTTGGGTAGGAGAAAATTCGCCTATTCCAAATAAGAACGGTATCAGGACGGATGTCGTTGATGCCTTAAAAAATATTTGTGTACCCGTTTTACGTTGGCCGGGTGGGTGCTTCGCCGATGAATATCACTGGAAAGATGGAATTGGTCCCAAAGAAAAAAGAAAAAAAATGGTCAATACACATTGGGGCGGTTTGACTGAAAACAATCATTTTGGTACACATGAATTTTTTGAGTTGGTCTCACAATTAGGCTGTGAAGCATACATTAATGGCAATGTGGGAAGTGGCACGGTTCAAGAAATGCAGGAATGGGTCGAATACATGACGATGAATGGTGAATCACCTATGGCCAATTTAAGAAAAGAAAACCATCAGGTAGATCCGTGGAAAGTAGCATTTTTCGGTGTAGGAAATGAAAGCTGGGGCTGTGGTGGAAATATGCGTCCTGAATATTATGCTGATTTGTATCGTCGCTATCAAACCTACGTCAGACAATATGGCAAAGACAAAATCTATAAAATTGCTTGTGGTCCTAATATTGATGATTACAATTGGATGGAGCAGGTAATGAATAGTGCTGCACCGTTTATGGACGGAATCAGTTTGCATCATTATGCTTTAACAGGGGCTTGGGAAGACAAAGGTCCAGCACTGAATTTTCCAGAAGAACAATGGTGGTCGTTGATTGCTAGTGCGCAAAAGATGGATGAATTGATCACTAAACATAGCACGATCATGGATAAATATGATCCTGACAAACGAATTGGTTTGATCGTTGACGAATGGGGTTCGTGGTTGTCGGTAGAGCCAGGGACCAATCCCGGATTTCTTTATCAGCAAAATACTATCAGAGATGCAATGGTTGCAGCAGTAACATTGAATATTTTCCATAAACATGCTGACCGAGTGCACATGGCTAATATCGCACAAACTGTCAATGTGCTCCAAGCAATGTTATTAACAGACGGAGAGCAAATGGTCAAGACACCTACTTATCATGTGTTTGATTTGTATAAAAATCATCAAGATGGTGAATTGATCGATAGTTATGGAGATGAAAATGATACAATCTCTTATACAATTTCTAAAAAAAAGGAGAAAGTGACGATTTCTATCTGTCATTTTTCATTAACAGCATCGAAAGAACTTTCTTTTGATGGAGATAATGATTTAACACTGGTTGATGCAAACTATATTACAGCAGAATCGATGGATGCGTACAATGACTTCACTCACCCAGAAACGATTTCGATTAAGCCATTCAAGGAACTTTCTATACTCAATGGAACGCTTAACGTGATAATTCCGCCGATGTCTGTTGTTTCGATTGTAGTTGAGTAG
- a CDS encoding glycoside hydrolase family 43 protein, translating into MKKWMIGVLFSVLSGFVLGGWNVSEAKAQEWQTHPANRVSVHDPSITSVIKDGKETFYIFGSHLAQAKTTDFQTWNVPFTTEYENPSNNLMLRNLKENLKESFNWAGYDDGNSKGGYAIWAPDVIWNEKYEWSNGEKGAYMYYYSTSSTWRRSCIGYAVSKTIEGPYAYGNTIVYSGFTEKDSTDGSTRNTNYQNTNVSQLIKNGKVSGFSQNWRKDNGLTYNTDYAPNAIDPALFHDQSGKLWMTYGSWSGGIFLLEIDQKTGNPIYPGKDSVKTSGQPIDRYFGVKLAGGYHQSGEGPFIVYDRSVGYYYLFETYGGLFADGGYNMRLFRSKNPDGPYVDAKGNTPLFDKDSINSDYGVKVMGNYQFEQMQTAYKAQGHNSAIISQNGQWYLAFHTRFNTGMENHEVRIHTMYMNEAGWPVATPYEYRKGESRTVASSEIAGTYQFIQHGTDNGTTVLPTKTIQLTVDGKIKGAVNGTWKQTTARSGIDFVINGVTYTGILTKQNNEAANAEIVVTFSAIGNNNETIWGSKK; encoded by the coding sequence ATGAAAAAATGGATGATCGGTGTTCTTTTTTCTGTATTGAGCGGGTTTGTTTTAGGAGGTTGGAACGTGAGTGAAGCAAAAGCACAAGAGTGGCAAACGCATCCAGCTAATAGAGTATCTGTCCACGATCCATCAATTACTTCTGTTATCAAAGATGGTAAGGAAACATTTTATATTTTTGGTAGTCATTTAGCTCAAGCAAAAACAACTGATTTTCAAACTTGGAACGTTCCTTTTACAACTGAGTATGAAAATCCTAGCAATAATCTAATGTTAAGAAATTTAAAAGAAAATTTGAAAGAGTCATTCAATTGGGCTGGTTATGACGATGGAAATTCAAAAGGCGGTTATGCAATTTGGGCACCGGATGTGATTTGGAACGAGAAATATGAATGGTCGAATGGTGAAAAAGGTGCTTATATGTACTATTATTCGACGTCTTCAACATGGCGTCGTTCGTGTATAGGATATGCTGTTTCTAAAACAATCGAAGGACCATACGCTTATGGCAATACGATTGTTTATTCCGGGTTTACTGAAAAAGATTCCACCGATGGCAGTACTCGAAATACCAATTATCAAAATACCAACGTCAGCCAGTTAATTAAAAACGGTAAAGTCTCTGGATTTAGTCAAAATTGGCGCAAGGATAATGGCCTAACTTATAATACTGACTATGCGCCAAATGCGATCGATCCAGCTCTTTTTCATGATCAAAGCGGTAAATTATGGATGACATATGGCTCTTGGTCAGGTGGTATATTTCTGTTAGAGATCGATCAAAAAACAGGCAACCCGATTTACCCTGGCAAAGATTCTGTTAAAACATCTGGTCAACCGATCGATCGTTATTTTGGCGTGAAATTAGCAGGTGGGTATCATCAATCTGGTGAAGGTCCTTTCATCGTATATGATCGCTCAGTGGGGTATTATTATTTGTTTGAAACCTACGGCGGGTTATTTGCCGACGGCGGCTACAATATGCGCTTGTTCCGTTCTAAAAATCCTGATGGCCCATATGTTGATGCAAAGGGAAATACGCCACTATTTGATAAAGACTCGATCAATAGTGATTATGGTGTAAAAGTGATGGGGAATTATCAGTTTGAACAAATGCAGACTGCCTATAAAGCTCAAGGGCATAATTCAGCGATCATCAGTCAAAATGGTCAATGGTATTTAGCGTTTCATACTAGATTCAATACAGGAATGGAAAATCATGAAGTGAGGATTCATACGATGTATATGAATGAAGCTGGTTGGCCAGTTGCTACACCTTACGAATATCGTAAAGGTGAATCTAGAACGGTTGCTTCGTCTGAAATTGCTGGAACTTATCAGTTTATTCAACATGGAACAGATAACGGTACGACTGTTTTACCAACAAAGACGATTCAATTAACTGTTGATGGAAAAATAAAAGGTGCTGTTAACGGAACTTGGAAGCAAACTACAGCAAGATCTGGTATTGATTTCGTCATTAATGGAGTAACCTATACAGGTATTTTGACCAAACAAAATAATGAAGCAGCAAATGCTGAGATCGTTGTGACTTTTTCAGCAATTGGCAATAACAATGAAACGATTTGGGGCAGCAAAAAATGA
- a CDS encoding DUF4064 domain-containing protein, with protein MKRNTEKILLYCGGIWNIVTASFTILGYSSWFKKTGIEALEKNRQLNYVNSTMVDSITKVIMIFGLFTLGVGIINLFVVKSLKANQIDRKVMIWLWFVTGIQLLSFDLIGLVFYLVASVLYCSKNKAIRMIMQQTDTNFIRVSE; from the coding sequence ATGAAAAGAAATACAGAGAAAATCTTATTGTACTGTGGTGGAATTTGGAATATTGTTACAGCTAGTTTCACGATTCTTGGTTATTCTTCTTGGTTTAAAAAAACAGGAATCGAAGCTTTAGAAAAAAATCGTCAGTTGAACTATGTAAATAGTACGATGGTAGATTCTATTACCAAAGTCATAATGATCTTTGGGCTATTTACGTTAGGAGTGGGGATCATTAATCTTTTCGTGGTTAAAAGCTTAAAAGCGAATCAGATTGATAGAAAGGTGATGATTTGGTTATGGTTCGTGACAGGGATTCAATTGTTATCGTTTGACTTGATTGGACTTGTTTTCTATTTAGTTGCAAGTGTTTTGTATTGTTCAAAAAACAAAGCAATTCGTATGATAATGCAACAAACAGACACGAATTTTATACGAGTAAGCGAATAA